The genomic stretch GAGAGTTGCTAAAAAATATGGTGTAAGAGTTCAGGTCCATTCTCGTAAGGGCAAAGAAATAAAGATCTGCCCCTTTTGTGGAAAAGACCTTCAGGATATTATTTCTCAAGACCTATTTGGTAGATCAACGACAATTGGCAAAGTTTGTAAGAGCTGTAAGTTTGAAATAGGACTTGGCAGAAGTCCTGCAAGATACATATTCAGAAGATAGAATATTGTATCTAAAATCTGAAAAATCTTCTTTTCGATGTTGCTTCTTTAGTAATAGTTTCGGCAACACCTATAATCAGACCAATGATAATGGGCCCATAAAGCAGCCCTATCGGCCCAAGCATGTAGAATCCGCCAAATAGGCCTATCAGAATTATAAAGGGATGTAGTTCAGATTCTTTATCTCTAAATTTGGGATATAAATAATGATTGTATAAAATAGTGAGTACTACCACACAATAAATTAAAAGGCCAAATCCCTTAAAATAATTTCCCAAATTGATATAGTAAACTGCCAATGGAACAAAAACTATCCAAGAGCCTATAAGTGGGAGTAACGATGCAAGGAAGACTAAAAGGCCAAATAGAAATGAATAAGGAACGCCCAACAGTGTAAATCCAATAATTGCAAGTAATCCAGTTACCATAGCGTTCATAATATTTCCATAAATTAATCCGTCGATAACTTTCTTTGTAGGTTGTAGTATTTCAATTAAGTCTTTGTGATATGAAGTAGGCATTATTTTACGGATAAATTCTTCAATAGATTCCCTTTCACTTAAGAAGTAATAGAGGGCTAGAAAAAGGATTACCATGTTTAATAATGTCAAAGGTAGTTGACTCATTGTCTTTGAGAATAGTGCTGTTATATCTATTATCTGTGAAAATGTTTGGAGAATAAATTCATAAGCTGGAGATTCAGGTATATTTATCCCAAAAAAGCTTAGAATCGAGATATAGGATTGAGTTCTTAATATTTCAATCACTACATCAAGTTCGGAGAGCGCCTTAAATAATGCATAGAGTAATGCAACTAAGATAGGGGTGGATATGAAAAGAGTTGTGAATGCAGCAGATATATTGTTTCTTTTTATTTTGCTAAATATTCTATTATAGATGGGAAGGAATGTGTATGCAAACACAAAACCCCCAATTAATCCAGGTATGATTGGGTAGACTAGATATATTCCCGATACTAAGATAACTATAGATATGGCTATCTTGATGTAAGAAA from Methanofastidiosum sp. encodes the following:
- a CDS encoding AI-2E family transporter, which gives rise to MDKLSYIKIAISIVILVSGIYLVYPIIPGLIGGFVFAYTFLPIYNRIFSKIKRNNISAAFTTLFISTPILVALLYALFKALSELDVVIEILRTQSYISILSFFGINIPESPAYEFILQTFSQIIDITALFSKTMSQLPLTLLNMVILFLALYYFLSERESIEEFIRKIMPTSYHKDLIEILQPTKKVIDGLIYGNIMNAMVTGLLAIIGFTLLGVPYSFLFGLLVFLASLLPLIGSWIVFVPLAVYYINLGNYFKGFGLLIYCVVVLTILYNHYLYPKFRDKESELHPFIILIGLFGGFYMLGPIGLLYGPIIIGLIIGVAETITKEATSKRRFFRF